A genomic window from Fibrobacter sp. UWR3 includes:
- a CDS encoding FISUMP domain-containing protein produces the protein MKCVKGLGFLWVAVLAAFFALSACDDSSSASSDETSVSSSSVESPDSSVTLSGASAESNGSSNENMEKDKSSSSFKGSEPVEVSSSSAKESKNSSDSKSSSSVKTGDSSSSKKDNSSSSVNSSSSEITDYVGLPCEGILSDGNTGKIYLCVDGRYVLYVPTESSSSGPYEPFDQTLPLRGLLSDKYKTFTDTRNGRVYNYLTIVGRDTNNVKDSIQVMAQNLNIADVTLKVGENMTNDDKIERYCYDDDTTNCDRYGGLYQWAEALQLPSRCNTESCASLIQPNHQGICPDGWRMMNANDFRIALTSTDDFANGLRSGYYFSGSNKSGLSLTGSGRYFHQKGYEDLDEAFYMYYPVEYVFGDVIRGSMQYVTRYENNVGPGGLEKYCALSVRCVKLK, from the coding sequence ATGAAGTGTGTCAAGGGTCTTGGTTTCTTGTGGGTGGCGGTGCTCGCGGCATTCTTCGCCCTTTCCGCCTGCGATGACTCTTCGTCGGCTAGTTCCGATGAAACAAGTGTTTCCAGTTCGTCTGTAGAGTCGCCTGATTCGAGTGTCACCCTGAGCGGAGCGTCAGCGGAGTCGAATGGGTCTAGTAACGAAAATATGGAAAAAGACAAGTCGTCTAGTAGTTTCAAGGGATCTGAACCTGTCGAAGTATCAAGCAGTTCCGCGAAAGAATCAAAGAACTCGTCCGACTCCAAGAGTTCAAGTTCCGTAAAGACTGGTGATTCTTCAAGCAGTAAGAAGGACAACTCCAGTTCGTCGGTGAATTCGTCTTCGAGTGAAATAACCGACTATGTTGGGTTGCCCTGTGAAGGCATACTTTCAGATGGAAATACGGGAAAAATATATTTGTGCGTAGATGGACGATATGTGCTCTACGTGCCTACGGAAAGTTCCAGTTCTGGGCCCTATGAACCGTTCGATCAAACACTGCCTTTGAGGGGGCTATTATCCGATAAATATAAGACCTTTACTGACACGCGTAACGGACGTGTTTATAATTACTTGACGATTGTCGGCCGTGATACGAATAATGTCAAGGACTCCATACAAGTCATGGCTCAGAACTTGAATATCGCCGATGTCACCTTGAAGGTTGGTGAAAACATGACCAATGATGATAAAATTGAGCGCTATTGCTACGATGATGATACCACAAACTGTGACCGTTACGGAGGACTTTACCAGTGGGCGGAGGCTTTACAGTTGCCGAGTCGTTGCAATACCGAAAGCTGTGCAAGCCTTATACAGCCCAACCACCAGGGCATTTGCCCCGATGGTTGGCGCATGATGAATGCAAATGATTTTCGAATCGCTCTGACGAGTACCGATGACTTTGCGAATGGCCTTCGTTCCGGTTATTATTTCTCCGGCAGCAACAAAAGTGGACTTTCGCTTACTGGGTCGGGCAGGTATTTTCACCAAAAAGGATATGAAGATTTAGATGAAGCTTTTTATATGTATTACCCTGTGGAATATGTATTTGGAGATGTTATTCGAGGTTCAATGCAGTACGTGACTCGTTATGAGAATAATGTAGGACCTGGTGGGCTTGAAAAATACTGCGCCCTTTCCGTCCGTTGTGTCAAATTAAAATAA
- a CDS encoding LEPR-XLL domain-containing protein: MKNISKKSSKKNSQNNFNIEPLEPRLLMAAVE; this comes from the coding sequence ATGAAAAACATATCTAAGAAATCTTCCAAGAAGAACTCTCAAAATAATTTCAATATTGAACCCCTTGAACCGCGCCTGCTTATGGCTGCCGTCGAATAA
- a CDS encoding DUF4160 domain-containing protein, with product MPKYFPFKIAGYYLYFTMACIVECIHAHASDSKLTEAGSAKLFIKSNGDTVVQKRGSLSDKDLLTIQKYIKNNYLTMFEMWSQHSEHGFFGENK from the coding sequence ATGCCGAAATATTTTCCATTCAAGATCGCCGGTTACTATCTGTATTTTACCATGGCCTGCATAGTCGAATGCATCCACGCACACGCGAGCGACTCAAAATTGACTGAAGCCGGTTCCGCAAAACTTTTCATCAAATCAAACGGCGACACCGTTGTCCAGAAACGCGGCTCTCTTTCCGACAAGGATCTTCTGACCATCCAGAAATACATCAAGAACAACTACTTGACGATGTTCGAAATGTGGTCTCAGCATTCGGAACACGGATTCTTCGGCGAGAACAAGTAA
- the tatC gene encoding twin-arginine translocase subunit TatC: MSSKQDQEATLISHLEALRRALLRSIVALAIGIVPLFLVSPYVLDWFCEQIALQGGVTLHYFSPMEVFLLQLKISALLDCVLFSPYIAWNMWQFVLPALYDNEKRFIRSIVALTSMLFIAGVAFCLIVCFPLIVQFGMSFASTTLQPVFGISNLVTLALWLSLAFGCMFQFPLVTYALIRADIVSYETVCSKRPYVVVAILLFAAFLTPPDIISQLLLGAPTYLLFEAGLLAARRFHGRSPAHRAKPITKTDVTKIIQQKNNFPTK, from the coding sequence ATGTCCTCCAAACAGGATCAAGAGGCTACGCTGATTTCGCATTTGGAAGCGCTCCGACGGGCGCTTTTGCGTTCTATTGTCGCCCTTGCCATCGGCATCGTGCCCCTTTTCCTTGTTTCGCCCTACGTTCTGGACTGGTTCTGTGAACAAATTGCCCTGCAGGGCGGCGTCACGCTCCATTACTTTTCCCCGATGGAAGTGTTCCTGCTGCAGCTCAAGATTTCTGCACTGCTGGACTGCGTGCTGTTTTCGCCCTACATCGCCTGGAACATGTGGCAGTTCGTGCTTCCCGCCCTATACGACAACGAGAAACGCTTCATCCGTTCCATCGTTGCGCTGACCAGCATGCTCTTTATCGCGGGCGTCGCGTTCTGCCTAATCGTCTGCTTCCCGCTGATTGTGCAGTTCGGCATGAGTTTTGCAAGCACGACCCTACAGCCCGTATTTGGCATCTCTAACCTGGTAACACTCGCGCTCTGGCTTTCCCTTGCGTTCGGATGCATGTTCCAGTTCCCGCTGGTGACCTACGCGCTTATCCGTGCGGATATCGTGAGCTACGAGACCGTATGCAGCAAGCGCCCCTACGTGGTGGTGGCAATCCTGCTGTTCGCCGCATTCCTTACTCCACCCGACATCATAAGCCAACTACTTCTGGGCGCACCGACTTACCTGCTCTTTGAAGCAGGACTCTTGGCGGCCAGACGCTTCCATGGGCGTTCCCCGGCTCATCGAGCCAAACCAATTACAAAAACGGATGTTACGAAAATTATCCAGCAGAAAAATAATTTTCCTACTAAATAA
- the tatA gene encoding twin-arginine translocase TatA/TatE family subunit yields MSIGIPEIILIVVVVLLLFGAKRIPELARSLGRAQNEYKKAKDALKEEAEDLQKTVEKAAEAEEKKG; encoded by the coding sequence ATGTCCATTGGAATTCCAGAAATAATCCTGATTGTGGTCGTGGTGCTCCTTTTGTTCGGAGCAAAGCGCATTCCTGAACTTGCGCGTTCCCTGGGACGCGCCCAGAACGAGTACAAGAAGGCGAAAGACGCCCTGAAGGAAGAAGCCGAAGACCTGCAGAAGACGGTGGAAAAAGCCGCCGAGGCAGAAGAAAAGAAAGGCTAA
- a CDS encoding flavodoxin family protein, giving the protein MKVVLFNGSRREKGCTYTALNLVAGELKAAGIETEIFFVGGRVLKGEIDAVVHEAKESLKTADAVVYGSPVYYASPSGEMLMFLDRLYGIAEAELLFKPAATVASARRAGTSATLDALNKYPAFAQQPMVASRYWNMVHGSSPEDVLKDEEGVQIMKELGRNMAWILKSIEAGKKAGVVQPVAEKKIFTNFIR; this is encoded by the coding sequence ATGAAGGTCGTTTTATTTAACGGTAGCCGTCGCGAAAAGGGCTGCACTTATACGGCGCTGAACCTGGTGGCTGGCGAACTCAAGGCCGCGGGCATCGAGACGGAAATTTTCTTTGTGGGTGGTCGCGTGCTGAAGGGCGAAATTGACGCCGTGGTTCACGAGGCCAAGGAAAGCCTTAAAACGGCCGACGCCGTCGTCTATGGCTCCCCGGTTTATTATGCATCTCCCAGCGGTGAAATGCTGATGTTCCTGGACAGGCTTTACGGCATTGCCGAAGCGGAACTGCTCTTTAAGCCCGCCGCAACGGTTGCTTCTGCCCGCCGCGCAGGGACTAGCGCTACTCTTGATGCTCTGAATAAGTATCCGGCGTTTGCACAGCAGCCTATGGTGGCGTCGCGCTACTGGAACATGGTCCACGGTTCTAGTCCCGAAGATGTGCTGAAGGACGAGGAAGGCGTGCAGATTATGAAGGAACTGGGCCGCAACATGGCTTGGATTCTGAAGAGCATCGAAGCGGGCAAGAAGGCGGGTGTCGTGCAGCCTGTTGCCGAAAAGAAAATCTTCACGAACTTTATCCGCTAG
- a CDS encoding MBL fold metallo-hydrolase: MITAIILSVLFILGDVGVLFLSQASFGHIPQGKRLERIKQSPNYDGKQFVNEVETVTMTGDRSVFAVWKDFLFGDKSQTVPDTALSVLKTDLKSLPQGRDWIVWFGHSSYLLNLSGKKVLVDPVFYQGSPVSFVNKMFKGTDIYKPVDMPDIDYLVISHDHWDHLDYRVVTELEPRVKRVVTGLGVGEHFEYWKYPVEKLTELDWWESVDLGEGFYVTATPARHFSGRDLHQNKTLWASFAFKSPKRTIWIGGDSGYGPHFEKIGKKFADIDLAILENGQYNKDWSLIHTMPEYLGKEMVELDANRYMTVHHSKFCLSKHSYTEPLENAKRAAQESGKPVLMPQMGEVVYLE, translated from the coding sequence ATGATTACGGCGATTATCTTATCTGTACTTTTTATTTTAGGAGATGTGGGCGTGTTGTTCTTATCGCAGGCGAGCTTCGGCCATATTCCACAAGGCAAGCGCCTTGAACGCATCAAGCAGTCGCCGAATTACGACGGCAAGCAGTTCGTAAACGAGGTCGAGACCGTCACCATGACGGGAGACAGGAGCGTGTTTGCCGTGTGGAAGGATTTCCTGTTCGGCGACAAGAGTCAGACCGTTCCCGATACCGCATTGAGCGTGCTCAAGACCGACCTGAAGTCGCTACCGCAGGGCCGCGATTGGATTGTATGGTTCGGACATTCCTCGTACCTGCTTAATTTATCTGGAAAGAAGGTACTGGTGGACCCGGTTTTTTACCAGGGCTCGCCGGTGAGTTTCGTGAACAAGATGTTCAAGGGAACGGACATCTACAAGCCCGTCGACATGCCGGATATTGACTACCTGGTGATTTCGCACGACCACTGGGACCACTTGGATTACCGGGTGGTTACGGAACTGGAACCTCGCGTAAAGCGCGTGGTGACTGGCCTTGGCGTGGGCGAGCATTTTGAATACTGGAAGTATCCCGTTGAAAAACTTACGGAACTTGACTGGTGGGAATCTGTTGATCTGGGCGAAGGATTTTATGTGACAGCGACTCCGGCAAGGCATTTTTCGGGCCGCGATTTGCACCAGAATAAGACCCTGTGGGCGTCGTTCGCGTTCAAGTCTCCTAAGCGCACTATATGGATTGGCGGTGATTCGGGTTACGGTCCGCACTTCGAAAAAATCGGAAAGAAATTTGCCGACATCGATTTGGCGATTCTTGAAAACGGGCAGTACAATAAGGACTGGTCGCTTATCCACACCATGCCGGAATACCTGGGCAAGGAAATGGTGGAACTGGATGCAAACCGCTACATGACGGTTCACCATTCCAAGTTCTGCCTGAGCAAGCATTCGTACACGGAACCGCTGGAAAATGCGAAACGTGCCGCCCAGGAATCGGGCAAGCCCGTGCTTATGCCGCAAATGGGCGAAGTCGTGTATTTGGAATAA
- a CDS encoding CotH kinase family protein — MDCLARRLAPVVFASVLVACGESSVSVDAGVGVESSDAMFSEPVYFASSSSTGEAPAGTPKYSFAEPPEGGASSIAQESKYSFAEMPAVGVSSSSYSADPMPNNGVPYIRIVAEDATVLTRTDSLEKPEYIGCTIEVAGNGKYTDIPLRAAKIKQRGNSTRLWYDKKPYRIKFQEKTEMLGLAANKDWVLLANFRDPTNLMNALAFDIAREMGNFNFVNANRFVEVEINGDYKGLYQLTEQIEQAENRVNVAADGVLLSLDQDDGPELSPDAADNFWSATYKLPVAVKYPKTLAEGDLERIRTDFKRLEDAIATADYDAVQALLDVRTFMDFLILQEITRNVELEAPRSMYLHKASAEGKYVFGPVWDFDGGFGYSWNEETKEYFGSQSWILGSTNPSGSPFNCTADKKNDWGMCTAGTSGGRGGFGGFGANAWDGSGASGFFTNLFSNAQFLADYKARWAELAPKLSALVSERLNVYLTENAVAMANDAARWPWPESKNNTGKNSAAAAQDLEMWMQKRISDYGAVVDGYY; from the coding sequence ATGGATTGTTTGGCACGGAGGCTTGCTCCGGTTGTTTTTGCGAGCGTGCTTGTTGCATGCGGTGAGAGTTCCGTCAGTGTTGATGCTGGCGTTGGCGTCGAATCGAGTGACGCGATGTTTTCTGAACCTGTTTATTTCGCTTCGTCTTCAAGCACTGGAGAAGCGCCTGCGGGAACGCCGAAGTATTCTTTTGCGGAACCGCCTGAAGGAGGCGCTTCTTCAATTGCACAAGAATCCAAGTATTCTTTTGCGGAAATGCCGGCGGTTGGCGTTTCGAGTAGCAGTTATTCTGCGGATCCCATGCCAAATAACGGCGTGCCTTATATTCGCATTGTCGCGGAAGATGCGACAGTACTTACGCGGACGGACAGTCTGGAAAAACCCGAGTACATCGGGTGCACCATTGAGGTCGCGGGGAACGGAAAGTATACCGATATTCCACTACGCGCCGCAAAAATAAAGCAACGCGGGAACTCTACACGGCTCTGGTATGACAAGAAGCCTTACCGCATCAAGTTTCAGGAAAAGACCGAAATGCTCGGGCTTGCCGCGAACAAGGACTGGGTGCTGTTGGCAAATTTTCGCGACCCGACGAACCTGATGAATGCGCTTGCTTTCGATATCGCGCGGGAGATGGGTAATTTCAATTTTGTGAATGCGAACCGCTTTGTGGAAGTTGAAATCAACGGCGATTACAAGGGGTTGTACCAGCTGACGGAACAGATTGAACAGGCGGAAAACCGCGTGAATGTTGCCGCAGACGGGGTCCTCCTGAGTTTGGACCAGGATGACGGTCCGGAACTTTCCCCCGATGCGGCGGACAACTTCTGGAGCGCTACATACAAATTGCCTGTTGCCGTAAAATACCCGAAGACGCTTGCAGAAGGTGACTTGGAACGAATCCGGACGGATTTTAAACGACTGGAAGATGCGATTGCTACTGCCGATTACGATGCGGTGCAGGCGTTACTTGACGTGCGCACGTTTATGGATTTCTTGATTCTGCAAGAAATCACACGCAACGTGGAACTCGAGGCCCCGCGTAGCATGTACCTGCACAAGGCATCTGCGGAAGGCAAGTACGTATTTGGGCCCGTGTGGGATTTTGATGGCGGTTTTGGTTACAGCTGGAACGAAGAGACGAAGGAATACTTTGGCAGTCAATCGTGGATTCTCGGGAGTACGAACCCGAGCGGAAGCCCGTTCAACTGCACGGCCGACAAGAAGAATGACTGGGGAATGTGCACTGCGGGAACATCCGGAGGCCGAGGCGGGTTTGGCGGCTTTGGTGCTAATGCCTGGGACGGTTCGGGAGCATCTGGTTTTTTCACGAACCTTTTCTCTAATGCGCAATTCCTTGCAGATTACAAGGCGCGCTGGGCGGAACTTGCACCGAAACTCTCTGCGCTTGTTTCGGAGCGCCTGAACGTGTACCTTACAGAAAATGCGGTGGCGATGGCGAATGATGCCGCCCGCTGGCCCTGGCCCGAAAGCAAGAATAATACGGGGAAAAATTCTGCTGCTGCGGCCCAAGATTTGGAAATGTGGATGCAGAAGCGAATTTCGGACTACGGTGCCGTGGTGGATGGATATTATTAG
- a CDS encoding nickel/cobalt transporter, which translates to MRKSIVFLLVLLLAVAAPAAVKKKRFDVGGGDAPAATEVVTPAEESASAVPETAAEPAVEKTAAVVPAVGPEKPAEKTRSLYTVIAEEQKVLREKLTAAISAMKSGEWDAIWKFLFICLVYGMLHALGPGHGKSIVVGYFIARRGRWRQGVALGAGITVTHTMSAVLLLLILYAIFKATVFNAFETGRIGIERASYALIMLTGVLLVVLGIRDVIKSRRGCECAARIETAEGSAAGAACVTGTAQNVMLPPIARWREIIGVAAITGIVPCPAVALIVLFCLLNSMVALSLLGALVICIGMTITNVAFGIAAVAFRKGIDTGSAHTRIATKLYTVATLAGGIIIFISGLLLFTNQFAGRV; encoded by the coding sequence ATGAGAAAGTCTATTGTATTTTTGCTTGTCCTTTTGCTTGCGGTGGCTGCCCCGGCGGCTGTCAAGAAGAAACGTTTTGACGTGGGCGGGGGCGATGCGCCTGCCGCGACGGAAGTGGTGACGCCTGCTGAAGAATCTGCTTCTGCTGTGCCGGAGACTGCCGCGGAACCTGCTGTTGAAAAAACTGCGGCTGTTGTGCCTGCGGTGGGGCCTGAAAAACCAGCGGAAAAAACGCGGTCTCTCTATACGGTAATTGCGGAGGAACAAAAGGTCCTTCGCGAAAAGTTGACGGCGGCAATTTCGGCCATGAAAAGCGGCGAGTGGGATGCCATCTGGAAGTTCCTTTTCATCTGCCTTGTGTACGGCATGCTGCACGCGCTTGGCCCCGGACATGGCAAGTCGATTGTTGTGGGTTACTTTATTGCGCGTCGGGGTCGCTGGCGGCAGGGTGTTGCGCTTGGTGCAGGCATTACCGTAACGCATACGATGAGTGCTGTTCTGCTGTTGCTTATTTTGTATGCAATTTTCAAGGCGACCGTGTTTAATGCGTTTGAGACTGGTCGCATCGGAATTGAACGGGCGAGTTACGCGCTGATTATGCTCACGGGTGTATTGCTGGTGGTGCTTGGAATTCGCGATGTGATTAAGTCGCGCAGGGGCTGTGAATGTGCCGCTCGGATTGAAACCGCGGAAGGTTCTGCTGCAGGGGCTGCCTGTGTGACGGGAACCGCGCAAAACGTGATGCTCCCGCCGATTGCTCGCTGGCGTGAAATCATCGGTGTCGCTGCGATTACGGGAATTGTGCCTTGCCCGGCCGTGGCGCTGATTGTGCTTTTCTGCCTGCTGAATTCTATGGTAGCGTTGTCGCTATTGGGAGCGCTTGTCATTTGCATCGGCATGACGATTACGAATGTGGCCTTCGGTATAGCCGCAGTCGCTTTCCGCAAGGGAATCGACACGGGGAGTGCCCACACGCGTATCGCTACAAAATTATACACCGTCGCGACTCTCGCTGGCGGTATCATTATCTTTATTTCGGGGCTCTTGCTATTTACAAACCAGTTCGCGGGAAGAGTGTAG
- a CDS encoding ATP-binding protein yields the protein MARELSFVQSVERSISKTYRERLWTPFITAIKNYKLIEEGDKIAVCISGGKDSMLMAKLIQMLHRHSDVKFDVEYLVMDPGYNEINRQKIESNAKLLEIPITVFETNIFDVANNTERSPCYVCAKMRRGHLYHKAKDLGCNKIALGHHLSDVIETTVMAMFYGSQLQGMMPKLHSLNFGGMELIRPMYCINEQDIINWVKYNGLQFIQCACRFTEKCAENEDEHISKRQEIKTLIKRLKRENPNIEKSIFNSLHSVCIETFPGYKAGGELHSFLEDYENREPQKG from the coding sequence ATGGCACGAGAACTTTCATTTGTCCAAAGCGTAGAACGGAGCATTTCGAAGACATACCGTGAAAGGCTCTGGACTCCGTTCATTACTGCCATCAAGAACTACAAGCTCATCGAAGAAGGCGACAAAATCGCTGTCTGCATTTCCGGCGGCAAGGATTCCATGCTTATGGCGAAGCTCATCCAGATGCTCCACCGCCACAGCGACGTGAAATTCGACGTGGAATACCTGGTGATGGACCCCGGTTACAACGAAATCAACCGCCAGAAAATCGAAAGCAACGCAAAACTCCTGGAAATCCCCATCACTGTTTTCGAGACGAACATTTTCGACGTGGCGAACAACACCGAACGTTCCCCCTGCTACGTTTGCGCCAAGATGCGTCGCGGCCACCTCTACCACAAGGCAAAGGACCTGGGCTGCAACAAGATTGCATTAGGCCACCACCTCTCCGATGTCATCGAGACCACCGTCATGGCGATGTTCTACGGTTCGCAACTGCAAGGCATGATGCCCAAACTCCACAGCCTGAATTTCGGCGGTATGGAGCTCATCCGCCCCATGTATTGCATCAACGAACAGGACATCATCAACTGGGTAAAATACAACGGGTTACAGTTTATCCAGTGCGCCTGCCGCTTTACCGAAAAGTGCGCCGAAAACGAAGACGAACACATAAGCAAGCGCCAAGAAATCAAGACGCTTATCAAGCGTCTCAAGCGCGAAAACCCGAACATCGAAAAGAGCATTTTCAACAGCCTGCACTCCGTTTGCATCGAAACATTTCCCGGCTACAAGGCCGGCGGCGAACTGCATTCGTTCCTGGAAGACTACGAAAATCGCGAACCGCAGAAAGGGTAA